Part of the Gammaproteobacteria bacterium genome is shown below.
GGTGTGCCCACACTGGTTGCCATATGCACCGGTCCCGAGTCCGGCGACAGCAGCACGTCGGCGCGTTCGAGCAATGCCAGCAATTGCTTGAGGGTGTCCTTGCCGATGAGATCGATCGGCGTGTTGCGCATGTGGCTAGTGATGGCGGCGCCGAACTCCCGCTCCGCGGCGGTGCGCCCGCCGCAAAGTGCGACGCGCATGCCCAGTTTTTCGATAGCGTAGTCCGCCACCGCGGCGTAACGTTCCGACGCCCACGCGCGAGCCGAGCGCGTAGAGCTGGGACTTACGATCATGGTGGGCTGCGTGCCCGGCAGATGCGACTCGGCAAATTCCCGGTCCGCAGGCGCGATCGGAATATCCCAGCGCACCACGCGATCGCGCAGGCCGAGCACCTTGAGGAAGTCGAAGAAGCTATCCACTACGTGCTGTCTGGGGTCAGGCGGCAGCCGCTGATTTATGAACAAGCCCTGCAGGTCTCTGGCGCGCGCGCGGTCATAGCCCAAGCGTACGTCCGCGCGCACGAGGGCGCTCACCAGGTTCGCGCGCAGCGACGCCTGCGTGTGAATCAACACATCGAATTGTCGGCCGGCAAGCCGCCGCCGCACGTCTCGTCGACCTTTCGAACCAGCGCCCTTGTCGTACGTGATGAACTCGACGCCGTCCAGGTCGCCGACCAGTTTCATGCCGGGCTGACCGACAATCCAGGTGATCGACGTCGCGGGCCAGAATTCCTGCACGGTGCGCACGATCGGCACCGCGTGGACGACATCGCCGACGGCCGACAGCCGTAGCAGGCAGATCGATTCGGGCGGCGTAACCAAGGGGAGTTTCATTTCCAGTGGCGGTAAGTCGGCGGTGATGGACTATCGAGAAAGACGGCACGCGCCTGCGACGGCATACGTTCCTGTATGCCATAAACATCCCTGTATGTCCCTAACAAAGCGTTGACCTAATCCGAGGGTTTCTTCAAGGTACAGTCGTAAATTGAACGTCCGATACGGTTTGATTGCCGTTGTCGGCAATGGCTATCACATCCATCGTATACAGGATCCCGGGTTTCAGGAACGTAGCAGGTACGTCGAAGCTTGTGGTATCTCCAGGTAGATCGACCACCAGCGCTATGCTTGACTCTTCTTCTTCAACTGCCAATCGTACGGCTTCGGCATCCGGTATTTCCTCCCACAGCGCGGTGAATCCTGCTGCCGAAACTCCGTAGCTGTCCTCCGTCGGGAAGGCAATCACAGGCGCAGGTAGCAGCCGATATGACAGCTTTACCGAACTTCGCAGCGTGCAGTGTGACGTTGTCGTTGCGGAAAATCGATATTGGCCCGCCGGATACGCTCGCATAAGTTCCGCAAGTGAGGGCTCCGGGGTATCGAACTGAAAATCGGCCTGACCGATGTTGCGCCCGTCTTCGAACTCTGCATCGATATCAACCATGCCCCCGGGGCCTGTGATCTCGACCTTCGTCAGTCCGTCTTCAAGTCCTCCGGCCAGGATCAACTGCGCATCAACATCAGTGCTGTTGAAGACGGCGTACATTTCGGAGTCTTCGAGCTCCGGCTCAGGACAGGGCTTGCCTCCAGCCAGCGCCATGCCGCTGACCAGGCATAACATGGTGCTCAACGCAATCGATTTAGCGGGACGACGAAACGATCTAGCATTAGAACGTTTTTTTACCCCGATGCCAAATAAGTGCACTTCGTTCATTTGATGTTCTCCGTTCGTTGTTACAGTTAATACTATAGCTTCACCACAGTTACGCTTTGCCCGTTAACGGCATTCGTCCATTCCAGGTTCGGGTTAGCCAGCGAGGGACGTCATGGCTGACGTGATGCTGATGCCGCCAGTGATTGGCAGTTACACACGAGCGTCCATTGGCGCTATGACGTAGGTGGAGTTAAACCCCGCGATCAGCGGCAAATACTTAAGCCGAAACACGCCTATTGGCGGAATGACGCGGATATGCCATCGCGGACAGTCACAGCTGCGACCTGCGGCATCACGATGGTTAAACCATCAGAGTAAACAACCTAAGCCCGCGCGGACCGCGGGC
Proteins encoded:
- a CDS encoding glycosyltransferase family 9 protein → MKLPLVTPPESICLLRLSAVGDVVHAVPIVRTVQEFWPATSITWIVGQPGMKLVGDLDGVEFITYDKGAGSKGRRDVRRRLAGRQFDVLIHTQASLRANLVSALVRADVRLGYDRARARDLQGLFINQRLPPDPRQHVVDSFFDFLKVLGLRDRVVRWDIPIAPADREFAESHLPGTQPTMIVSPSSTRSARAWASERYAAVADYAIEKLGMRVALCGGRTAAEREFGAAITSHMRNTPIDLIGKDTLKQLLALLERADVLLSPDSGPVHMATSVGTPVIGLYAASNLQRTGPYLNSEWCIDRYDLAARRYQNRPARELRWGKRLEYPGVMDLVTVDD